In Candidatus Sulfurimonas marisnigri, a single genomic region encodes these proteins:
- a CDS encoding GGDEF domain-containing protein — protein MTIQGIIKKAVKRLELEGKLLTPDFYTEAFCKESAKAGMNVEDCSHVEKFKVTLNKEFQKELTQYRIKTMSELARFLISKLNRTNSSHCSSLLESQTIFTKRVLQVVEVLHNKEASELAKKSIDLLNNEASAAQVDQFRQLWVNFITTYDDTFLEKLKSLGHVDITDLKKSIESLKISSSDNLVAPMELSSIASLLVSSLVPSIASSVNEKIADISQKIKKNPSLLESVSVEAEIKSAISLRIALDKQSVKDMIKSLDGVLDKLSLRLIDMIERSDNSTVEIQKIKVELEAYNEDPITNFKIAHKKLFTIAVALEENTQALSKDLKNHNGEVKALSKKIEILEEELKKTREESKEDFLTKLYNRRALDELITIQESEFERYNHNFSIVMFDLDYFKAVNDNYGHDAGDAILSAFAKILKAEARNVDIIGRFGGEEFMALLEETNVEGGVIFAEKVRAKVQKARFMYKGERIEVTVSCGVSERSKHPSIDTLLKAADENLYKAKKDGRNRVEH, from the coding sequence ATGACTATTCAAGGTATCATTAAAAAAGCTGTAAAACGACTAGAGTTAGAAGGAAAACTATTAACGCCGGATTTTTATACTGAAGCATTTTGCAAAGAGTCGGCAAAAGCTGGAATGAATGTTGAAGATTGCTCGCATGTAGAAAAGTTTAAAGTCACTTTGAATAAAGAGTTTCAAAAAGAGCTAACCCAATATAGAATAAAAACAATGTCCGAACTTGCACGCTTTTTAATATCAAAACTAAATAGAACAAATAGCTCACACTGCTCAAGCTTACTAGAGTCACAGACAATTTTTACAAAAAGAGTACTGCAGGTCGTTGAAGTGCTACACAATAAAGAGGCAAGTGAGTTAGCTAAAAAAAGCATTGATTTGTTAAATAATGAGGCATCGGCTGCTCAAGTAGATCAGTTTAGACAACTTTGGGTTAATTTTATTACTACTTATGATGACACTTTTTTAGAAAAATTAAAATCTTTGGGTCATGTTGATATAACTGATCTTAAAAAGAGTATAGAGAGCTTGAAAATCAGCTCATCTGACAATTTAGTAGCTCCAATGGAGCTGTCTTCAATAGCTTCTCTATTGGTTTCATCATTAGTTCCATCAATTGCCTCTAGTGTAAATGAGAAGATAGCTGACATAAGTCAAAAAATCAAAAAAAATCCATCACTTTTAGAGAGTGTCAGTGTCGAAGCTGAGATTAAATCTGCTATATCTTTAAGAATAGCACTTGATAAACAGAGTGTAAAAGATATGATTAAATCACTTGATGGGGTACTTGATAAACTATCATTAAGATTAATAGATATGATTGAGCGTTCAGACAACTCAACTGTTGAGATTCAAAAAATAAAAGTTGAACTAGAAGCGTATAATGAAGATCCTATTACTAATTTTAAAATTGCTCACAAAAAACTTTTTACAATAGCAGTAGCACTCGAAGAGAATACCCAAGCTTTAAGCAAGGACTTGAAAAATCATAATGGCGAAGTAAAAGCACTTTCTAAAAAGATAGAAATATTGGAAGAAGAGCTGAAAAAAACAAGAGAGGAGTCTAAAGAAGACTTCTTGACAAAGCTATACAATAGACGGGCCCTAGATGAGTTAATAACTATCCAAGAGTCAGAGTTTGAGAGATATAACCATAACTTTAGTATTGTTATGTTTGACCTTGATTATTTTAAAGCAGTAAATGATAATTACGGTCATGATGCTGGTGATGCTATATTGTCTGCTTTTGCAAAAATACTAAAGGCAGAAGCAAGAAATGTTGATATTATTGGAAGATTTGGTGGGGAAGAGTTTATGGCACTTCTGGAAGAAACGAATGTTGAGGGCGGAGTTATTTTCGCAGAAAAAGTTAGAGCAAAAGTTCAAAAAGCCAGATTTATGTACAAAGGGGAGAGAATTGAAGTTACAGTAAGTTGTGGTGTTAGTGAGAGAAGTAAACACCCTTCTATTGATACTTTACTTAAAGCTGCTGATGAAAACCTTTATAAAGCCAAAAAAGATGGCAGAAACAGAGTAGAGCACTAG
- the lptE gene encoding LPS assembly lipoprotein LptE, with translation MTYVQAKTTMLIFVVLLTISACGYSPSAKFARNSLGDKISTSVVISAQDPENTVIIKDAVDRAIIEVFQASLVSRALSDTHLVLNMSAPSYVPIVYDVNGYIVSYRMSVSLSIKKFNNGVSKNYSAKGNYDFAVAPNAIVTDQQRFEAIGFSTQRAIRSFIAQVSAEGARSKK, from the coding sequence ATGACTTATGTACAGGCTAAAACAACTATGCTTATTTTCGTTGTTCTTTTGACAATCAGTGCATGTGGTTATAGTCCAAGTGCAAAGTTTGCCCGTAACTCTTTAGGTGACAAAATAAGTACAAGTGTAGTTATATCAGCACAAGACCCAGAAAATACAGTTATAATTAAAGATGCTGTAGATAGAGCCATAATAGAGGTGTTTCAAGCATCACTAGTTAGTAGAGCACTCTCTGATACCCACCTAGTTTTAAATATGAGCGCACCAAGCTATGTGCCAATTGTCTATGATGTAAACGGTTATATAGTAAGCTATAGAATGAGCGTTTCCCTCTCTATAAAGAAGTTTAATAACGGTGTATCAAAAAACTATTCCGCTAAGGGAAACTATGATTTTGCAGTAGCACCAAATGCCATTGTTACTGATCAGCAAAGGTTTGAAGCTATTGGCTTTAGCACACAAAGGGCTATTAGATCATTTATTGCACAAGTCTCTGCCGAAGGCGCTAGATCTAAAAAGTAA